Proteins encoded in a region of the Chitinispirillales bacterium ANBcel5 genome:
- a CDS encoding DUF4194 domain-containing protein, whose translation MSDQTQPDKAFSRVMINLLKGVIYAEEEPKLWQQLLNLQARVRDYAKQIGLSLEISEEEGFAWLKTIDEQEEGEEMPRLISRRQLSYPVSLLLALLRRRLAEHDATSSDNRLILSKNDVIEMITTFLPSGSNEVKIVNQVESYLKKIADMGFIRYLRSDKDTIEVRRILKVFIDAQWLNEFDLRIKEYLLSGRGAEDE comes from the coding sequence ATGTCCGATCAGACACAGCCGGATAAGGCATTCTCAAGGGTCATGATAAACCTGCTCAAAGGGGTTATTTACGCCGAGGAAGAGCCAAAGCTCTGGCAACAGCTTCTTAATCTTCAGGCCCGTGTTCGGGATTATGCAAAGCAGATAGGATTATCGCTTGAAATTTCCGAAGAGGAGGGGTTTGCCTGGTTAAAAACGATTGATGAGCAGGAAGAGGGCGAAGAGATGCCACGCCTTATAAGCCGCCGCCAACTCTCCTACCCTGTCAGTCTTTTGCTCGCACTGCTTCGGCGACGATTGGCTGAACATGACGCTACAAGCAGCGACAATCGTCTTATATTAAGTAAAAATGATGTAATTGAAATGATTACTACTTTTCTTCCATCAGGATCAAACGAAGTAAAAATTGTTAATCAGGTAGAATCTTATCTGAAAAAAATTGCTGACATGGGTTTTATTCGTTATTTGCGCTCTGATAAAGACACTATCGAAGTGCGCAGAATTCTCAAGGTGTTTATCGATGCTCAGTGGCTCAATGAATTTGATCTGCGGATAAAGGAGTATCTGCTATCAGGGAGGGGTGCAGAGGATGAATGA
- a CDS encoding DUF3375 domain-containing protein yields MSLAYSDLLQLFKFHPGWRLLRADNAPLILSFLDKTFIEPNVRTISQSDLIARLEDTLYELHQSQNTEHYPRSASAYLEEWAHDSKGWLRKYYPDDSDEPHFDLTPATEKVIGWLESLSGHAFIGTESRLMTIFELLRQMVIGTETDEATRIEALEAEKAHIDRQIEAIRNGEMPLLDETALRERFMQFSTMSNDLRSDFRAVEENFRKLDLQVREKIALFEGSKGELLEEVFGERDAITDSDQGRSFKTFWDFLMSPSSQEEFSELLEKVFSMDCIRISKPDGRLKRIHFDWLEAGEKTQRTVASLSQQLRRYLDNQAYLENKRIMSILDTISQGALKVKHSMPKNRTFMTLDKISPEIQLIMERPLYKPTAKVDLSSVIREANEEVFDSEALFNQIYIDRAELEANIRRELQTVSQITLSALIEKYPLHKGLAELLCYVSIASAGKLSVFDEENEESVCWEDSKGRLRKAMLPRIIFNRS; encoded by the coding sequence ATGAGCTTAGCGTACAGCGATCTTCTCCAGCTTTTTAAATTTCACCCCGGGTGGAGACTCCTCAGAGCGGATAATGCCCCGCTTATACTGTCCTTTTTAGATAAAACCTTCATCGAACCCAATGTACGCACAATCAGCCAGTCTGACCTTATAGCGCGGCTTGAAGACACACTTTATGAGCTTCATCAAAGCCAGAATACCGAGCACTACCCCCGCAGTGCTTCAGCCTACCTGGAAGAGTGGGCCCATGATTCAAAGGGATGGCTTCGCAAATACTATCCCGATGACAGCGATGAGCCCCATTTTGACCTCACTCCTGCAACCGAGAAAGTTATCGGTTGGCTTGAAAGTCTCTCGGGGCATGCCTTTATAGGCACAGAATCAAGGCTGATGACCATTTTTGAACTTCTCAGACAGATGGTTATCGGAACCGAAACCGATGAAGCCACCAGGATCGAAGCGCTTGAGGCAGAAAAGGCCCATATTGACAGACAGATCGAAGCTATCAGAAACGGAGAGATGCCGCTTCTCGATGAAACCGCGCTCAGAGAGCGTTTTATGCAGTTTAGTACGATGTCCAATGATTTACGCAGTGATTTCAGAGCCGTGGAAGAGAACTTCCGTAAACTTGACCTTCAGGTTAGAGAAAAGATCGCGCTGTTTGAAGGTAGTAAAGGAGAGCTGCTTGAGGAGGTATTTGGTGAACGGGATGCAATAACCGATTCGGATCAGGGGAGAAGTTTTAAGACATTTTGGGACTTTCTCATGTCTCCATCAAGCCAGGAGGAATTTTCTGAGCTGCTTGAGAAGGTTTTTTCCATGGATTGTATCAGAATTTCAAAACCCGACGGTCGCCTTAAACGTATCCATTTTGACTGGCTTGAAGCCGGTGAAAAGACTCAGCGAACCGTTGCAAGTCTCTCGCAGCAACTGCGGCGCTATCTTGACAATCAGGCCTATCTTGAAAATAAAAGAATTATGAGCATTCTCGACACTATCTCTCAGGGGGCACTGAAAGTAAAACACTCTATGCCCAAAAACCGCACATTTATGACTCTGGATAAGATCTCGCCTGAGATTCAGCTCATTATGGAGCGCCCTCTTTATAAGCCCACTGCAAAGGTCGATCTTTCTTCGGTGATCCGTGAGGCCAATGAGGAGGTGTTTGACTCAGAAGCATTGTTCAATCAGATCTATATTGACAGAGCTGAGCTTGAAGCCAATATTCGCAGAGAGCTTCAAACAGTGTCACAGATCACTCTTTCTGCGCTGATTGAAAAATATCCTCTGCACAAGGGTCTGGCAGAGCTTCTTTGCTACGTTTCCATAGCAAGCGCGGGTAAATTAAGTGTGTTTGATGAAGAGAATGAAGAGTCGGTTTGCTGGGAAGACAGTAAGGGGCGGTTACGCAAAGCAATGCTTCCCCGTATCATTTTCAACAGGAGTTAA
- a CDS encoding flavodoxin family protein translates to MKVVGICGSPKKENSTTLFGLEKAMQAVKGCGVDTEIVQLSHHSFSGCIDCGKCREEYTCSLNDDFTNKIMPLLKGDEIKGLILGSPVYFGGVSSQMKMFIDRCVLFRRNGFRFENLIAGVLTVGRSRNGGQELTAMDLVKNAMIQGMTVVSDASPTSHFGGVFWSGNPGGVEQDETGIKTAQNLGKRVGELVIKVFG, encoded by the coding sequence ATGAAAGTTGTTGGAATCTGTGGAAGTCCCAAAAAAGAAAACAGTACAACCCTTTTTGGGTTGGAAAAAGCCATGCAGGCAGTGAAGGGTTGTGGAGTTGATACCGAAATCGTGCAGCTTTCTCATCACTCATTCTCCGGTTGCATTGACTGTGGTAAATGCCGGGAAGAGTACACCTGTTCGCTTAATGATGACTTCACCAATAAAATAATGCCTCTTTTAAAAGGTGATGAAATCAAGGGGCTGATTCTTGGTTCCCCGGTTTATTTCGGTGGAGTAAGCTCACAAATGAAGATGTTTATCGATCGTTGCGTTTTATTCAGAAGAAACGGCTTCAGGTTCGAGAACCTGATAGCGGGAGTGCTGACGGTGGGCCGTTCAAGGAATGGAGGGCAGGAGCTCACTGCAATGGATCTTGTAAAGAATGCCATGATTCAGGGTATGACAGTCGTGTCGGATGCTTCACCGACAAGTCACTTCGGCGGTGTTTTTTGGAGTGGAAACCCCGGAGGTGTCGAACAAGATGAGACTGGTATTAAAACGGCACAAAATTTGGGCAAAAGAGTTGGGGAACTGGTGATAAAGGTGTTTGGTTGA